The nucleotide window CAGCTCTACCAGAAGCTGCTGCAGGGCTTCGAGGTGGTGTACGCCAAGCGCCGTTCCCGCCAGGGCGAAAGCGCTGCCAAGAAGTTTACGGCCAAGCTGTTTTACCGCCTGCTGGCCAGCATCACCAACATTTCCATTCCCGTAGATACCGGCGACTTCCGCATTGTGTCGCGCAAGGTGGTGGAGGCGCTCAAGCAGATGCCTGAGCAAAACAAGTTTATCCGGGGGCAGATTTCCTGGATTGGCTACCGGCAAACCTACATCGAGTACGACCGGGCCGAGCGGGCCGGGGGCGAAACCGGCTACACCTACCGCAAGATGATCCGGCTGGCCCTGGACGGCATCACGGGCTTTTCGGACGTGCCTCTGAAGGTGGCTACCGTGAGCGGCTTCGTGGTATCGGGCCTGGCTTTTCTGGTGATGCTCTACACGCTCTACGCCCGCTTCGTAACCGGCGACTACCAGCCGGGCTGGGCTTCGCTGATGGTGAGCATCCTGTTTCTGGGCGGGGTGCAGCTTATTGCCATTGGCCTGATTGGCGAGTACCTGGCCCGCCTGAGCGCCAACGTGCGCCGCCGCCCCCTCTACATCATCTCCGACACCAATATCCCTATTAATGAATCAGTTACCCGTTAACAGTTGCCAGAAATAAGCGCCGGCTACTGACAACGGGTAACGGGCAACTGGCACCTGGCAACTGATTACGGGGCAGCCAGCAGCACGTAGCCATCTACCAGGTGCTCGCGGAAACCGTAGGGCTGCAGGAGACGGCGCAGAAATGCGTGTACCGGCTGGTTGCGGTACGCGGGGCCTACCACGAAAGCCGCCGGGTCGTAGGTTTTCAGAAATGCCTGCACCTGTGGGGCGGTGGGCGGTGCGGGCTGCACCGTGTCGGGTTTGGTTTGCTGATATAGGATGGCGCGCAGCACGGGCTCCTGCCTCATCGAGGCAAATAACTCGGGCCGCACCCGCGAGAGGTAGCCGATGGGCAGCTTTTTGCGGTGCAGCGTTTGGTAGAACATCTGCTCCGTCTCTAGGTGACCTACTTGGTGGTAGCCGTCGAGAATGCCCAGCGGAATCGGAATAAGCGAGGTGCCCGGCAGCTTGGCCACTTGCTGGTACACCGCCGGAATGCTGGCCTGCGACGCCCGCTGGTAGGGCTTGGGCCAGAACTCGATGCCCACCACGACCAGCAGCAACAAGCTGAGTGTGGTTTGCACCACGGGTCGCAGCCTCAGGTGCCAGGCCGCTTCCAGAGCACTGAGCGATACAATTGGCAACAGCAGGCCTATCATCATGCTCCAGCGGGTAGGGCAGCGGATGTTGTTGAAAAACGGAATAAAGTGCAGGAAAGCGGTGGGCAGGTTCAGCCGCTCGTGCCCGTAGATGCGCAGGGTTGGCACCGTAAACAGGAGGAAAACAATCAGCACCCAGGCCAGCGGCCGGCCTCCGGCCTCCTGAAACCGCCGCGACGCTGGCCGCTTCCCTGTCAGCCGCAAAGCCCACAGCCCGAGAGCCAGCAGCGGCAGCGCGTAGCCGATGAACACGGTATTTTCGAGGGAGCCGGGCATGTTGAACACCTTGGCATTAGTATACAGACGGGCGGCCCAGTCCCAGTATACGAATCGGCTGGTGGGCGGCGGCATCAGGTAGGACACCACGTCGCCACCCCACCAGAGGCCGCCGTTTTCGTTTATGCCTGCCAGGCGCAGCAGTCGGATGGCAATGTGGCTTACAACCAGAATGCCCGCCAGCCAGGCCCACGGCCGCCAGGTGCCCCACCGGATGCGCCCGATGCGCAGCCAGAACCACGCTACATAGAGCAGGGAGAAGTAAAGCAGGCCGAACAGCACGTAGTAGTCGCTCAGCAGGGTGAGCACGCCCAGCCCGAAACAGCCGGCCACGGCCATCCAGCTCCGCACCAGCGGCAGAAACCGGCCTTCCCGAAACTCGAAGGCCCGCAGAAACAGCAGGATGTAGAAGGGCACGGTGGCCGTGAGCACCAGGTTGTAGTGCTCGGGCAGGCGCTGGAGCTTGTAGGGTGAATAAGCGAAGATGAACCCCGCCAGCAGGCACAGCAGCGGGCTGCACACCCAGCCCCGCGCCAGCAGGTACGCACCCGTGCCCGATAAGGCATAGCTCAGCAGCAGCCCGGTGTTCACGGCCAGCATATCGTTGCCCAGCACCACGCTCAGGGCACCCAGGATAGGCGTATAGGCGTGCATCACCAGGCCGGATCCTTGCGGATACAGGATCCAGTTGGTAAAAAACGGGTTCTGGCCGCTCTGCACTGCTTCACGGAAGTGCCAGGCATTCCAGAAAAACTGGTAGGAGTCGTGCCGGGGCAAAGCCAGGAAGGAGGAAGTGAAATGCTGCGCCAGGGGCCAGGTAAATAGCACGAACAACAGGCCGTAGCCGGCCAGCAGGAGCGCCACGCGCAGCCATTTTTTCATTATAGCATCAATAAAGCACAGAGAGCAGCCTGCCTGCAGCTGCGCCCGGCAAAAGTAGCTATTCCCGTTAGCTGCCGTTACCTTGCTGGGGCTTTCTTTTACCCTTATGGTGCAGCTTCAGAATTACATTAATGGTCTGCTGGTACCCGCCATCAACGGCCAGTACCTGCCTAATATCGAGCCCGCCACCGGCCAGGTATTCAGCCAGATTCCGGCTTCTGATGCCCTGGACGTAGCCCAGGCCGTGCAGGCTGCCGAAGCGGCTTTGCCTGCCTGGCGGCGCCTGCCTGCCGAGGAGCGCGGCCGTTTGCTGGTGCGTATTGCCGAGCTGATCGAGCGCGACCTGGAGCCGCTGGCCCAGGCTGAAAGTCAGGACAACGGCAAGCCCGTGAGTCTGGCCCGCACCGTGGATATTCCGCGAGCGGCCAGCAACTTCGCGTTTTTCGGCACGGCGGCTCAGCATTTTGCCTCCGAAACCCACTTTCAGGAAGGCGTGGCTCTCAACTACACGGTGCGCCACCCGCTGGGGGTAGTGGCCTGCATTTCGCCCTGGAACCTGCCGCTTTATCTGTTCACCTGGAAGATTGCGCCGGCCCTGGCCGCTGGCTGCTGCGTAGTGGCCAAGCCGTCGGAAATTACGCCCTACACGGCTTTTCTGCTGAGTGAGCTGTGCCTGGAAGCCGGCTTGCCGGCCGGGGTGCTCAATATTGTGCACGGTACCGGGCCGGTAGTAGGCCAGGCTATGGTGGAGCATCCGAGCGTGAAGGCCATCAGCTTCACGGGCGGCACCAAAACCGGGGAGCATATTGCCCGTACCGCCGCGCCGATGTTCAAGAAACTTTCCCTGGAACTGGGCGGCAAAAACCCCAACCTCATCTTCGCCGACTGCGACTTGGCCGAGGCCGTGCGCACCAGTTTGCGCAGCTCTTTCGCCAACCAAGGACAGATCTGCCTGTGCGGCTCGCGCATCTTCGTTGAGCGCCCCATCTATGAGCAGTTCAGGCAGAAGTTTCTGGCTGGCGTGGCCGAGCTAACGGTGGGCGACCCGCAGGACCAAAGCAGCCGCCAGGGCGCGCTGGTGAGCGAGGCCCATTTGCAGAAAGTGCTCGGCTACATCGAGCTGGCGCACCAGGAAGGCGGTAAGCTGCTGGCCGGCGGGCAACGCGTGCAGGTGGCCGGCCGCTGCGCCGGGGGCTACTTCCTGCAGCCTACGGTGTTTGAAGGACTGGCGCCCGACTGCCGCGTGAATCGGGAGGAAATCTTTGGCCCGGTGGTCACGCTCACGCCTTTCGATACGGAAGAGCAGGTGCTGGCCTGGGCCAACGGCACCGAGTACGGCCTGGCCGCCACCATCTGGACGCGCGACCTGAACCGGGCCCACCGCGTGGCGCATGCCCTGCACAGCGGCATCGTATGGATAAACACCTGGCTGCACCGCGACCTGCGCACGCCCTTCGGCGGCATGAAGAACTCCGGCGTGGGCCGCGAAGGCGGCCTGGAAGCCCTGCGCTTCTTTACTGAGCCGCAAAGCATTACGGTGAAGCTGTAAAAGCCTGCTTACTGAGTCACCCGCAATTCCAGCACCCGGAACTCGCCAACGCGTCGGATTTTCCGACCCAGGTATGGGAAGGCAGCGGGGTTATTGATAACAGTAGAGTCGCTGGTGTAGAGGTAGCGGGCACCCTGCCGGATGCAGTCGGCCAGGTAGGTGCTGCCGGGCGCCGTTAGCTCGGCCGTTTCGCTGAAGCCGAAGCCTTTCTTGTGCAGGAAGTAGAAGTATTTGCAGCCCGATACATCGGGGCCTACCACGCACAGCGCAGCATCGGGCACGGCAGAGGACAAGGCGGCGCGGCTGGCAGGGTCAAACAGCTCGGCGGGCACTTCGCGGGCGCCTTTCATCCAGCGGGCCGGAATGATGCGGAAGGCGGCAATAACCGGCTGAGCCACCAGCAACACCGCCAGCAGCACTACGGCCCGGCGGCCGCGTTGGCTTAGCCAGGCAGCACCCAGTGCTACTGCCAAGGCCAGCAGCGGCAGGTAGGGCAGCATATAGTACTGGTGCACATCCATTTGTCGTAGCTCAATGAGGTGATAAG belongs to Hymenobacter sp. J193 and includes:
- a CDS encoding glycosyltransferase family 2 protein; translated protein: MFPDLPFRAVDLSVIIPIYNEEANIPTLYARLRSVLDPMQLRCEYIFINDGSRDRSLELIQNLAARESDVRYIDFSRNFGHQIAVTAGLDLSLGEAVAIIDADLQDPPELIPQLYQKLLQGFEVVYAKRRSRQGESAAKKFTAKLFYRLLASITNISIPVDTGDFRIVSRKVVEALKQMPEQNKFIRGQISWIGYRQTYIEYDRAERAGGETGYTYRKMIRLALDGITGFSDVPLKVATVSGFVVSGLAFLVMLYTLYARFVTGDYQPGWASLMVSILFLGGVQLIAIGLIGEYLARLSANVRRRPLYIISDTNIPINESVTR
- a CDS encoding aldehyde dehydrogenase, with translation MVQLQNYINGLLVPAINGQYLPNIEPATGQVFSQIPASDALDVAQAVQAAEAALPAWRRLPAEERGRLLVRIAELIERDLEPLAQAESQDNGKPVSLARTVDIPRAASNFAFFGTAAQHFASETHFQEGVALNYTVRHPLGVVACISPWNLPLYLFTWKIAPALAAGCCVVAKPSEITPYTAFLLSELCLEAGLPAGVLNIVHGTGPVVGQAMVEHPSVKAISFTGGTKTGEHIARTAAPMFKKLSLELGGKNPNLIFADCDLAEAVRTSLRSSFANQGQICLCGSRIFVERPIYEQFRQKFLAGVAELTVGDPQDQSSRQGALVSEAHLQKVLGYIELAHQEGGKLLAGGQRVQVAGRCAGGYFLQPTVFEGLAPDCRVNREEIFGPVVTLTPFDTEEQVLAWANGTEYGLAATIWTRDLNRAHRVAHALHSGIVWINTWLHRDLRTPFGGMKNSGVGREGGLEALRFFTEPQSITVKL